The following are encoded together in the Fervidobacterium gondwanense DSM 13020 genome:
- a CDS encoding ExsB family protein, with protein sequence MNGRIETREEIIEDIKYVARVFGRDFVIAFSGGMDSTAAALLCAEVVGKDHVELAHVVYGPYTYNNSLKIVSEFAETYGFKLTLLKNLDQEKIWKYGPSCNMCTKKVKMGTVLEYAKGRIVVTGSNSSDTWGQTGLRVFNGMYAPLGDVGKEEIRKILESYGVQIRRIGEHATREGCKLKHLLKPMTNPSFHGQATAIANEMVLQYFPAGNEIANVKIIGPLSKNIAIINVKPFREEVYDLAKKLQEIDVISEVIVADKPLILTIVANPSIYRVDESRFWIVEGKLKPEFAVPIKVEWHESKNNKLRTFHVVEVREWTTYETEKEEYWANYNRNLDIISKIKCSCSMPSATRVTLTK encoded by the coding sequence GTGAACGGAAGGATAGAGACTCGCGAAGAGATTATAGAAGACATTAAGTACGTTGCAAGAGTTTTTGGACGGGATTTTGTGATTGCCTTCTCAGGTGGAATGGACAGCACAGCGGCTGCTCTGCTTTGCGCTGAGGTTGTTGGAAAAGATCACGTCGAGCTCGCACATGTCGTTTATGGACCTTACACGTACAATAACAGTCTGAAAATCGTGAGCGAATTCGCTGAAACATATGGCTTTAAGCTCACCCTACTGAAAAATTTAGACCAAGAGAAGATATGGAAATATGGACCATCTTGCAATATGTGCACAAAGAAAGTCAAGATGGGAACTGTGCTTGAGTACGCCAAAGGGCGTATAGTGGTTACAGGCTCAAATTCTTCAGACACCTGGGGACAAACTGGACTGAGAGTCTTCAATGGGATGTACGCTCCGCTTGGTGATGTCGGAAAGGAAGAAATCCGGAAGATTCTCGAAAGCTACGGCGTTCAGATAAGAAGAATAGGCGAACACGCTACAAGGGAAGGGTGTAAGCTAAAGCACCTGCTAAAGCCAATGACCAACCCTTCATTCCACGGTCAAGCTACCGCGATAGCCAATGAAATGGTTCTTCAGTACTTTCCAGCTGGGAACGAAATTGCAAATGTGAAGATTATAGGTCCTCTTTCAAAGAATATAGCCATCATCAACGTCAAGCCGTTCAGAGAAGAGGTTTATGATTTAGCCAAGAAACTCCAAGAAATTGACGTTATCAGCGAAGTGATTGTTGCTGACAAACCATTGATATTGACTATCGTTGCTAACCCCTCGATATATCGCGTCGATGAGTCGAGGTTTTGGATAGTCGAAGGAAAGCTGAAGCCGGAATTTGCGGTACCTATCAAGGTCGAATGGCATGAGTCTAAAAACAACAAATTGAGAACTTTTCACGTTGTGGAGGTGCGTGAATGGACGACTTACGAGACAGAGAAAGAAGAATACTGGGCGAACTACAACAGAAACTTGGATATAATTTCAAAGATCAAGTGCTCTTGTTCAATGCCCTCTGCCACTCGAGTTACGCTTACGAAGTAA
- the rnc gene encoding ribonuclease III, producing MLLFNALCHSSYAYEVNQLGRDIKNNERLEFLGDAVVELVVCDILFQKYPEASEGEMAKVKGAVASEEVLTEIASRYELGKYIFLGKGEEKTGGRTRSSIIADTFEAVCAAIYLDGGLDAVKKVFSKDFEGFIEIFLSGQRIFDYKTALQEITQERYRELPEYRTVKVDDNGKFMVELYLQGKKVATGTGSSKKDAEKDAARKAYDYLTTSSE from the coding sequence GTGCTCTTGTTCAATGCCCTCTGCCACTCGAGTTACGCTTACGAAGTAAACCAACTTGGAAGGGACATCAAAAACAACGAAAGGCTTGAATTCCTTGGAGACGCAGTCGTAGAACTCGTGGTGTGTGATATACTGTTCCAAAAATATCCAGAAGCTTCGGAAGGAGAGATGGCAAAAGTAAAGGGTGCCGTTGCCAGCGAAGAAGTGCTTACCGAAATTGCCAGCAGATACGAGTTGGGTAAGTACATCTTCCTTGGCAAAGGCGAAGAGAAAACGGGAGGTAGAACAAGAAGCAGTATCATTGCAGATACGTTCGAAGCTGTTTGCGCTGCAATCTACCTTGACGGCGGTCTTGACGCTGTCAAAAAAGTCTTTTCGAAAGATTTTGAGGGGTTTATTGAAATCTTCCTCTCTGGGCAGCGGATATTCGACTATAAAACCGCACTGCAGGAAATTACGCAGGAGAGGTATAGGGAATTGCCTGAATACCGCACGGTTAAGGTTGATGACAACGGAAAGTTCATGGTTGAGCTCTACTTACAGGGCAAAAAAGTGGCAACAGGTACTGGCTCTTCAAAAAAGGATGCGGAAAAGGACGCAGCAAGAAAGGCATACGATTATTTAACAACAAGCTCTGAATAG